The Candidatus Desulfofervidus auxilii DNA segment GAGATTTGAGGGTCAAGGGTTTCGGCCACACATAAACTTTCTATATTGAATCCACGTCCACTAAATAGCCCTGCTACTCGCGAAAGTACTCCGGGTTGATTCTCCACTAACAAGGAAAGAGTATGTTTCATTTTTCCCCTCTTTTTAATTTAGACTAAAACCGTTCCACCTAAAAGCATTTTTGTAATAGGTGCTCCTGCTGGCACCATGGGATATACATTTTCTTCTGGTTCAATAATAAAATCCATAAATACAGTTGCATTTGTGTTCAATGCTTTTTTAATTACCTCTTCAACCTCTTGAGGCTTGGTAGCTCTCAAACCAACAGCTCCATAAGCCTCAGCTAGTTTAACAAAATCAGGAGAATGTTCTAAAGAGGTTTGAGAATATCGCCTTTTATAAAACAATTGTTGCCACTGTCTCACCATTCCTAGATAACCATTATTTAAAATAGCCACCTTTATTGGAAGATGATTGCCCACTGCTGTAGCTAATTCTTGAATATTCATCTGAATACTTCCATCTCCTGCAATATCCAGAACTAATTTATCAGGAAAGGCTACCTGAGCACCAATAGCTGCTGGGAAACCATATCCCATAGTGCCCAATCCGCCAGAGGTAAGAAGGGTGCGTGGACGGTTAAATTTAAAATATTGAGCAGCCCACATCTGGTTTTGTCCTACTTCAGTAGCTACAATTGCTTCTCCTTTAGTAATTTCATAAAGTTTTTCTATCACAAATTGGGGCTTAATAGGACCATCAGGAGATTGTTCATAAGCTAAAGCATCCCGCTCTTTCCAAGCATTAATTTGTTCTAGCCAATCTTGATGTTTATTTTGCCACTCTATATCCTGGTCAATTTGACTAAGAGCCTTAGATAGCTTTTTTAGGGCATCATAACAATCACCAACAATAGGGATGTCCACAGAAACATTTTTGCTAATAGAGGCAGGGTCTATATCTATATGAATGATTTTGGCTTCAGGGGCAAACTCCTCTAATTTTCCAGTAACTCTATCGTCAAATCTGGCTCCCACAGCTAATATAACATCACAGGTAGAAATAGCCATATTTGCCCTATATGTGCCATGCATACCCAACATACCTAACCACAAGGGATCTTCTCCTGGAAAACTTCCTAACCCCATAAGTGTATTGGTCACAGGTATAAAATAAGCTTTAGCCAATTTTTGCAATTCTTCAGAAGCACCTTCAGAATAGATTACCCCTCCACCTGCATAAATTACTGGTTTTTTTGCCTTTGCCAGGAGTTGAGCTGCCTTTTTAATTTGTTTAATATTGGCATAATAGGTAGGTTTGTAACCTGCTAAATTTAAATTTCCTGGATATTGGAACTCTGTCTTTGCCTGTTGGATATCTTTTGGTAAATCAATCAAAACAGGTCCTGGCCGCCCAGATTTAGCAATATAAAAAGCCTCCTTTACAATCCGAGCAAGGTCTTTTACATCTTTGACTAAATAATTATGTTTAGTGCAAGGACGAGTAATTCCTACCACATCTGCTTCCTGAAAGGCGTCATTCCCAATCAGCTTGGTAGGCACTTGTCCTGAAATAACCACAATAGGAATAGAATCCATATAAGCAGTAGCAATGCCAGTAACGGTATTTGTTGCTCCAGGACCAGAAGTTACCATGGCCACACCTACTTTACCTGTAGCCCTGGCATAACCATCAGCCATATGCACAGCCCCTTGTTCATGACGAACTAAAATATGGCGAATAGGAGAATCATAAAGCCTATCATAAACATCTATAATAGCTCCTCCAGGCAAACCAAAAATAACTTCTACTTGTTCCTTAAGTAAACTTTCAATGAGTATTTGTGCTCCTGTTAGTTTCATATCCCCATTTCCCTTTTATATTTTTTTAAAATGGCAAGAATTTTGTCTTTACCAGCTAGTTTAATCTTTTTTAACCTATTTTTTTCCAACTCCTCTTCTGGTGTTAAATAAACTCTTTTATTATATTCTTCTATTTTTTCCTCTAATTCTAAATGTTCTTCCCACAATTTTTTCAACTCCTGGTCTTTATTTATCAACTTGCTGATTAAGTCTATCTCCTTTTGTTCCATCCTGACCTCCTTAAAAGAAGTTTTATATTCATATAATCGGGGTTCTGTCAATATTTGGGAATATATTTATCGTTCAATGGGAAGGTCTATTATACAGGTTGTGCCCTTTCCTAATTCGCTTTCTAATTTAAGAGTTCCTCCATGATTCTCTATAATTTCTTTAGAAATACCAAGACCAAGTCCTGACCCCTTTGGTTTAGTGGTATAAAAAGGGTCAAATATCTTTTCTAAATCCTCTGGTGGAATACCCTTCCCAGTATCTTTGATAATGATTTCAATATTATCATCTTTTAGTTTTGTGGTTACACTTAATTCACCTTTATCAGGCATGGCTTCAATACTGTTTTTGAGGATATTGATTAATACTTGTTTTATTTGTCTGGGGTCTAACAGAGTTTCTGGAATATGTGGGTCTAATGAGTGGATAAATCTTATTTCTTTATCTTTAAGGCTAGGTTCTATTAAAGAAAAAACCTCTTTTATAATATCATTTATAGAACAGAGACTCAAATGGGGTTTGGCAATTTTAGTAAAATCCCTAATATCCATAAGAAATTGGTTTAATCTTTGAATCTCATCTATAACTATTTGTAACTTTTGTTTATTTTTTTCATCTTTGATGGAGCGAAGCACTTGCAATGTAAATCCACCAATTATTATAAGAGGGTTTTTGATTTCATGGCAAATGTAAGAAACACCTCGTCCAATAGTGGCCAATCTTTCTGAATGGAGTATTTTTCTCTCTAGTTCTTTTCTTTCTGTCAAATCACGAAATACAGCCACGGTACCTATTTTTTGCCCACTTTCTTCATATAACACAGCTGCTGAAAGCCATACTGCTATTTGTTCCCCTTTTTTATTTTGAACCACAGTTTCATAATTGGCTAACTTTCCTATTCCGCCAAATTTCCTCTGATACAAGTCTCTTTCTACCTTTTTGGCTATTCCAGGAGGATAAAGTTCATTCATTTTCATTTTTCCAATTACTTCTTCTGCAGAATAACCAAACATCAATTCCGCCTTCTCATTAAAAATCACAATGTTTTCTTCTTCATCAGTGCCTACAATGGCATCAATGGAATTTTCGATAAGATTTTTTTGAAAATCATACATTCTTCTTAATTTATCTCTAGATGTTTTTAAATCTGAAGTCAGCTTAATCAGACTGGTCTGCATTTCCCGAAAACTGGAAGTCAACTCTCCTATTTCATCCTTTGACTTAGAAGCTGGAATTTGTTTTTCAAGATTCCCAGCGGCAATGGCTTTGGCGGCAGTAGTAAGCCTTCGGACTGGGATAATGACCATATAGTGTAAAAGAGCAGTAATCAACCCAATTAATAATATTACTGAAATAAAAAAATTAATGATAAGTTCATTACGATGTTTATTAAGCTTTTTTTCAACCGGAGTCCAGACAAATGCCATGGTTAAAGCACCTAATATTCTTTTCTCACTACCATGACATTTATAGCAGGCCTTTTCGTTTAAAATAGGCACAGTATAGCGATATATCTTTTCTCCAAAACGTTTTTCTAATCCTTTGGTTAGAGTATGGGTGCGTAAGGCCTCTAAGGCACGCTTAGAACTTGTG contains these protein-coding regions:
- the ilvB gene encoding biosynthetic-type acetolactate synthase large subunit, with protein sequence MKLTGAQILIESLLKEQVEVIFGLPGGAIIDVYDRLYDSPIRHILVRHEQGAVHMADGYARATGKVGVAMVTSGPGATNTVTGIATAYMDSIPIVVISGQVPTKLIGNDAFQEADVVGITRPCTKHNYLVKDVKDLARIVKEAFYIAKSGRPGPVLIDLPKDIQQAKTEFQYPGNLNLAGYKPTYYANIKQIKKAAQLLAKAKKPVIYAGGGVIYSEGASEELQKLAKAYFIPVTNTLMGLGSFPGEDPLWLGMLGMHGTYRANMAISTCDVILAVGARFDDRVTGKLEEFAPEAKIIHIDIDPASISKNVSVDIPIVGDCYDALKKLSKALSQIDQDIEWQNKHQDWLEQINAWKERDALAYEQSPDGPIKPQFVIEKLYEITKGEAIVATEVGQNQMWAAQYFKFNRPRTLLTSGGLGTMGYGFPAAIGAQVAFPDKLVLDIAGDGSIQMNIQELATAVGNHLPIKVAILNNGYLGMVRQWQQLFYKRRYSQTSLEHSPDFVKLAEAYGAVGLRATKPQEVEEVIKKALNTNATVFMDFIIEPEENVYPMVPAGAPITKMLLGGTVLV
- a CDS encoding ATP-binding protein; translated protein: MDSLFYSLRTKLITSVGLVLILILASFSHRDMKTHERFFLEEARKKARDVTDTVMKSIEYPMLDGEMEYVQAILERVNALKDLRVISLCNSDGVIRYSGNPERIGKITSSKRALEALRTHTLTKGLEKRFGEKIYRYTVPILNEKACYKCHGSEKRILGALTMAFVWTPVEKKLNKHRNELIINFFISVILLIGLITALLHYMVIIPVRRLTTAAKAIAAGNLEKQIPASKSKDEIGELTSSFREMQTSLIKLTSDLKTSRDKLRRMYDFQKNLIENSIDAIVGTDEEENIVIFNEKAELMFGYSAEEVIGKMKMNELYPPGIAKKVERDLYQRKFGGIGKLANYETVVQNKKGEQIAVWLSAAVLYEESGQKIGTVAVFRDLTERKELERKILHSERLATIGRGVSYICHEIKNPLIIIGGFTLQVLRSIKDEKNKQKLQIVIDEIQRLNQFLMDIRDFTKIAKPHLSLCSINDIIKEVFSLIEPSLKDKEIRFIHSLDPHIPETLLDPRQIKQVLINILKNSIEAMPDKGELSVTTKLKDDNIEIIIKDTGKGIPPEDLEKIFDPFYTTKPKGSGLGLGISKEIIENHGGTLKLESELGKGTTCIIDLPIER
- a CDS encoding DUF465 domain-containing protein codes for the protein MEQKEIDLISKLINKDQELKKLWEEHLELEEKIEEYNKRVYLTPEEELEKNRLKKIKLAGKDKILAILKKYKREMGI